One part of the Oncorhynchus kisutch isolate 150728-3 linkage group LG22, Okis_V2, whole genome shotgun sequence genome encodes these proteins:
- the LOC109866838 gene encoding N-lysine methyltransferase setd6 isoform X2, translating to MATDAKRLKTEGSDPLQSFLQWCEGVGLKLNNKVYISNEGTVAEYGMLAKEDIDEGELLFTIPRMALLHQGTTKVLAVLEEGKASLENTSGWVPLLLALMYEYTSPQSHWRPYLSLWSDFTALDHPMFWSKDERDRLLKGTGIPEAVDTDLTNIQKEYKDIVLPFITLHPDLWDPERHTLDLYRSLVAFVMAYSFQEPLDEEDEDEKDPNPPMMVPIADMLNHVSNHNANLEYTPECLKMVSVRSIRKGEEVFNTYGQMANWQLLHMYGFAEPYQSNSNDTADIPMSNVYKAAVQVTRSEAEQRLLVEKWSLLCEMEMVGDKGVFIFGKSGSLTDTEMYTTLKILCMSVEEFEDFRENEGWEEADDDEEKMLQALSNEGLPSLPPLWRHLVHAAARFTLDSYGEDMLKDKVLLEDKDGYAKLSSRQRRALQVRYGQKTILHQLLELTKP from the exons ATGGCAACCGATGCTAAAAGACTCAAG ACAGAGGGCAGCGACCCTCTCCAGAGCTTCCTACAGTGGTGTGAAGGAGTGGGGCTGAAACTCAACAACAAG GTGTACATCAGCAATGAGGGCACAGTGGCAGAGTATGGCATGCTGGCTAAGGAGGACATAGATGAAGGAGAGTTGCTCTTTACTATACCCAGAATGGCTCTTCTGCACCAAGGCACCACCAAGGTCCTGGCTGTGCTGGAGGAGG GTAAAGCATCTCTGGAGAACACGTCTGGATGGGTGCCCCTCCTCCTGGCACTGATGTATGAGTACACATCTCCCCAGTCCCACTGGAGGCCTTACCTATCCCTCTGGTCTGACTTCACAGCTCTGGATCACCCCATGTTCTG GTCAAAGGATGAGCGGGACAGACTCCTGAAGGGGACAGGAATCCCAGAGGCGGTGGATACTGACCTCACCAACATCCAGAAAGAGTACAAAGACATCGTCCTACCTTTCATTACGTTACACCCTGACCTGTGGGACCCAGAGAGACATACACTGGACCTCTACAGAAGCCTTGTGGCTTTTGTCATGGCTTACAG TTTCCAGGAGCCCctggatgaggaggatgaggatgagaaGGACCCCAATCCTCCCATGATGGTGCCCATTGCGGACATGTTGAACCATGTGTCAAATCACAACGCCAATCTGGAATACACACCC GAGTGTTTGAAGATGGTGTCAGTGCGAAGTATCCGGAAAGGAGAGGAAGTGTTCAACACATATGGTCAGATGGCCAACTGGCAGCTCCTACACATGTATGGCTTTGCCGAGCCATATCAAAGTAATAGCAACGACACGGCAGACATACCCATGTCCAATGTATACAAAGCAGCTGTGCAAG TGACTCGGTCTGAAGCCGAACAGCGCCTCCTTGTGgagaagtggagtcttttgtgtGAGATGGAGATGGTTGGAGACAAGGGAGTGTTTATCTTCGGAAAGTCAGGGTCCCTCACTGACACAGAGATGTACACAACACTCAAG ATCCTGTGCATGTCAGTAGAGGAGTTTGAGGACTTCAGAGAGAACGAAGGCTGGGAGGAGGCAGATGATGACGAGGAGAAAATGTTGCAGGCACTCTCCAACGAGGGCCTGCCTAGTCTGCCCCCTCTCTGGAGGCATCTGGTGCACGCTGCAGCCCGCTTCACACTGGACTCTTATGGGGAAGATATGCTGAAAGACAAGGTGCTGCTGGAGGATAAAGATGGCTATGCAAAACTGAGCAGCCGGCAGAGGAGGGCACTCCAGGTCCGCTACGGACAGAAGACTATCCTGCATCAGCTTCTGGAGCTCACCAAACCATAA
- the LOC109866838 gene encoding N-lysine methyltransferase setd6 isoform X1, with protein sequence MATDAKRLKTEGSDPLQSFLQWCEGVGLKLNNKVITTIRKCTKTLSAICKMPCISHTYRSIGGGTHQTIAMGSVLMVIQLYSFSKVYISNEGTVAEYGMLAKEDIDEGELLFTIPRMALLHQGTTKVLAVLEEGKASLENTSGWVPLLLALMYEYTSPQSHWRPYLSLWSDFTALDHPMFWSKDERDRLLKGTGIPEAVDTDLTNIQKEYKDIVLPFITLHPDLWDPERHTLDLYRSLVAFVMAYSFQEPLDEEDEDEKDPNPPMMVPIADMLNHVSNHNANLEYTPECLKMVSVRSIRKGEEVFNTYGQMANWQLLHMYGFAEPYQSNSNDTADIPMSNVYKAAVQVTRSEAEQRLLVEKWSLLCEMEMVGDKGVFIFGKSGSLTDTEMYTTLKILCMSVEEFEDFRENEGWEEADDDEEKMLQALSNEGLPSLPPLWRHLVHAAARFTLDSYGEDMLKDKVLLEDKDGYAKLSSRQRRALQVRYGQKTILHQLLELTKP encoded by the exons ATGGCAACCGATGCTAAAAGACTCAAG ACAGAGGGCAGCGACCCTCTCCAGAGCTTCCTACAGTGGTGTGAAGGAGTGGGGCTGAAACTCAACAACAAGGTAATCACAACAATCAGAAAGTGTACAAAGACATTGTCTGCAATTTGTAAAATGCCATGTATTTCACATACCTACAGGAGTATTGGGGGTGGAACTCACCAGACTATTGCTATGGGTTCTGTGTTAATGGTCATTCAGTTGTATTCATTCTCCAAGGTGTACATCAGCAATGAGGGCACAGTGGCAGAGTATGGCATGCTGGCTAAGGAGGACATAGATGAAGGAGAGTTGCTCTTTACTATACCCAGAATGGCTCTTCTGCACCAAGGCACCACCAAGGTCCTGGCTGTGCTGGAGGAGG GTAAAGCATCTCTGGAGAACACGTCTGGATGGGTGCCCCTCCTCCTGGCACTGATGTATGAGTACACATCTCCCCAGTCCCACTGGAGGCCTTACCTATCCCTCTGGTCTGACTTCACAGCTCTGGATCACCCCATGTTCTG GTCAAAGGATGAGCGGGACAGACTCCTGAAGGGGACAGGAATCCCAGAGGCGGTGGATACTGACCTCACCAACATCCAGAAAGAGTACAAAGACATCGTCCTACCTTTCATTACGTTACACCCTGACCTGTGGGACCCAGAGAGACATACACTGGACCTCTACAGAAGCCTTGTGGCTTTTGTCATGGCTTACAG TTTCCAGGAGCCCctggatgaggaggatgaggatgagaaGGACCCCAATCCTCCCATGATGGTGCCCATTGCGGACATGTTGAACCATGTGTCAAATCACAACGCCAATCTGGAATACACACCC GAGTGTTTGAAGATGGTGTCAGTGCGAAGTATCCGGAAAGGAGAGGAAGTGTTCAACACATATGGTCAGATGGCCAACTGGCAGCTCCTACACATGTATGGCTTTGCCGAGCCATATCAAAGTAATAGCAACGACACGGCAGACATACCCATGTCCAATGTATACAAAGCAGCTGTGCAAG TGACTCGGTCTGAAGCCGAACAGCGCCTCCTTGTGgagaagtggagtcttttgtgtGAGATGGAGATGGTTGGAGACAAGGGAGTGTTTATCTTCGGAAAGTCAGGGTCCCTCACTGACACAGAGATGTACACAACACTCAAG ATCCTGTGCATGTCAGTAGAGGAGTTTGAGGACTTCAGAGAGAACGAAGGCTGGGAGGAGGCAGATGATGACGAGGAGAAAATGTTGCAGGCACTCTCCAACGAGGGCCTGCCTAGTCTGCCCCCTCTCTGGAGGCATCTGGTGCACGCTGCAGCCCGCTTCACACTGGACTCTTATGGGGAAGATATGCTGAAAGACAAGGTGCTGCTGGAGGATAAAGATGGCTATGCAAAACTGAGCAGCCGGCAGAGGAGGGCACTCCAGGTCCGCTACGGACAGAAGACTATCCTGCATCAGCTTCTGGAGCTCACCAAACCATAA
- the LOC109866838 gene encoding N-lysine methyltransferase setd6 isoform X3 — protein MLAKEDIDEGELLFTIPRMALLHQGTTKVLAVLEEGKASLENTSGWVPLLLALMYEYTSPQSHWRPYLSLWSDFTALDHPMFWSKDERDRLLKGTGIPEAVDTDLTNIQKEYKDIVLPFITLHPDLWDPERHTLDLYRSLVAFVMAYSFQEPLDEEDEDEKDPNPPMMVPIADMLNHVSNHNANLEYTPECLKMVSVRSIRKGEEVFNTYGQMANWQLLHMYGFAEPYQSNSNDTADIPMSNVYKAAVQVTRSEAEQRLLVEKWSLLCEMEMVGDKGVFIFGKSGSLTDTEMYTTLKILCMSVEEFEDFRENEGWEEADDDEEKMLQALSNEGLPSLPPLWRHLVHAAARFTLDSYGEDMLKDKVLLEDKDGYAKLSSRQRRALQVRYGQKTILHQLLELTKP, from the exons ATGCTGGCTAAGGAGGACATAGATGAAGGAGAGTTGCTCTTTACTATACCCAGAATGGCTCTTCTGCACCAAGGCACCACCAAGGTCCTGGCTGTGCTGGAGGAGG GTAAAGCATCTCTGGAGAACACGTCTGGATGGGTGCCCCTCCTCCTGGCACTGATGTATGAGTACACATCTCCCCAGTCCCACTGGAGGCCTTACCTATCCCTCTGGTCTGACTTCACAGCTCTGGATCACCCCATGTTCTG GTCAAAGGATGAGCGGGACAGACTCCTGAAGGGGACAGGAATCCCAGAGGCGGTGGATACTGACCTCACCAACATCCAGAAAGAGTACAAAGACATCGTCCTACCTTTCATTACGTTACACCCTGACCTGTGGGACCCAGAGAGACATACACTGGACCTCTACAGAAGCCTTGTGGCTTTTGTCATGGCTTACAG TTTCCAGGAGCCCctggatgaggaggatgaggatgagaaGGACCCCAATCCTCCCATGATGGTGCCCATTGCGGACATGTTGAACCATGTGTCAAATCACAACGCCAATCTGGAATACACACCC GAGTGTTTGAAGATGGTGTCAGTGCGAAGTATCCGGAAAGGAGAGGAAGTGTTCAACACATATGGTCAGATGGCCAACTGGCAGCTCCTACACATGTATGGCTTTGCCGAGCCATATCAAAGTAATAGCAACGACACGGCAGACATACCCATGTCCAATGTATACAAAGCAGCTGTGCAAG TGACTCGGTCTGAAGCCGAACAGCGCCTCCTTGTGgagaagtggagtcttttgtgtGAGATGGAGATGGTTGGAGACAAGGGAGTGTTTATCTTCGGAAAGTCAGGGTCCCTCACTGACACAGAGATGTACACAACACTCAAG ATCCTGTGCATGTCAGTAGAGGAGTTTGAGGACTTCAGAGAGAACGAAGGCTGGGAGGAGGCAGATGATGACGAGGAGAAAATGTTGCAGGCACTCTCCAACGAGGGCCTGCCTAGTCTGCCCCCTCTCTGGAGGCATCTGGTGCACGCTGCAGCCCGCTTCACACTGGACTCTTATGGGGAAGATATGCTGAAAGACAAGGTGCTGCTGGAGGATAAAGATGGCTATGCAAAACTGAGCAGCCGGCAGAGGAGGGCACTCCAGGTCCGCTACGGACAGAAGACTATCCTGCATCAGCTTCTGGAGCTCACCAAACCATAA